A window from Candidatus Zixiibacteriota bacterium encodes these proteins:
- the uvrA gene encoding excinuclease ABC subunit UvrA has protein sequence MPGSIHIKGAREHNLKNLDLEIPRDKLVVITGLSGSGKSSLAFDTIYAEGQRRYVESLSAYARQFLGLMEKPDVDFIDGLSPAISIEQRSSARNPRSTVGTVTEIYDYLRLLFARVGQPHCFKCKRPIARQTVSQMVDRVLELPMKARIMVLAPLVVGRKGEHRDILEQIKRKGLIRVRVDGEVCDLEEVPKLNKKTKHTIEAVVDRLVIGPDVKTRLADSLETSLHLSGGKARVAVPKCEEILFSEEFACPHCGISFEEPTPRLFSFNSPFGACPTCDGLGQKMEIDPDLVVPDPKRSIFEGAITPWGEDPANWYRYMLRGVANHFNFNFKTRFCDLPAEARRVVLFGSGGKEFKYSYEHRGGKGKGEFTGAFEGVIPNLERRYRQTESSSVRHWIEQYMRVTPCPTCKGARLKPEALSVRVGERSIQDVVGMSIRLAAGFFGELRLSARDKQIARQILKEINERLRFLINVGLDYITLDRAAQTLSGGEAQRIRLATQVGSRLVGVLYILDEPSIGLHQRDNRRLLDTLTGLRDLGNTVVVVEHDRETIESADYVVDLGPGAGKNGGEIVAVGKPSQIKRARGSLTGQYLSHKRSIPVPVTRRSDNGRSIRLAGASGNNLKSVTVEVPLGLLTCVTGVSGSGKSTLINETLYRILADHFYNARQAPLEYKQISGLDQIDKVIDIDQSPIGRTPRSNPATYTGVFTHIRDLFAQLPDARIRGYDPGRFSFNVKGGRCEACEGDGILKIEMHFLPDVYVPCEVCKGKRYNRETLEVLYKGKSIADVLDMTVDEALEFFVSIPRIKNKLITLSRVGLGYIHLGQQATTLSGGEAQRVKLSTELSRSATGRTLYILDEPTTGLHFEDIRMLLEVLNELVDRGNTVVVIEHNLDVIKTADWIIDLGPEGGDDGGEIIACGTPEEVVKIKRSHTGLFLRRELGMSAQTGQRTAASRRQRRMAEAAVA, from the coding sequence ATGCCGGGGAGTATTCACATCAAAGGCGCCCGTGAGCACAATCTCAAGAATCTCGATCTGGAGATCCCCCGGGATAAGCTGGTGGTGATTACCGGCTTGTCCGGATCGGGCAAGTCGTCTCTGGCCTTCGACACGATCTACGCGGAGGGGCAGCGGCGCTATGTCGAGTCGCTGTCGGCGTATGCCCGTCAGTTTCTCGGTCTGATGGAGAAACCGGATGTCGATTTCATCGACGGCCTCTCCCCCGCCATCTCGATCGAGCAGCGCAGCTCGGCCCGCAACCCCCGTTCGACGGTCGGCACAGTGACGGAGATCTACGATTACCTGCGGTTGCTTTTTGCTCGGGTTGGCCAGCCCCATTGCTTCAAGTGCAAGCGCCCGATCGCGCGGCAGACAGTCTCGCAGATGGTCGACCGGGTTCTCGAACTGCCGATGAAAGCGCGCATCATGGTCTTGGCGCCGTTGGTCGTGGGCCGCAAGGGCGAGCATCGTGACATCTTAGAGCAAATCAAGCGCAAGGGCCTGATCCGCGTCCGGGTCGACGGCGAGGTCTGCGATCTGGAGGAAGTCCCCAAACTCAACAAGAAAACCAAGCACACGATCGAGGCGGTCGTGGATCGTCTTGTGATCGGTCCGGATGTCAAAACGCGCCTGGCCGATTCGCTGGAAACATCCCTGCACCTGTCCGGCGGCAAGGCGCGCGTGGCGGTGCCCAAGTGTGAGGAGATACTGTTCTCGGAAGAATTCGCCTGCCCCCATTGCGGAATCTCATTCGAAGAGCCCACGCCGCGCCTGTTCTCATTCAACTCGCCTTTCGGTGCGTGTCCCACGTGCGATGGTCTCGGCCAGAAGATGGAGATCGATCCCGATTTGGTTGTGCCCGACCCCAAGCGCTCGATCTTCGAAGGCGCGATCACGCCATGGGGCGAGGACCCGGCCAACTGGTATCGGTACATGCTGCGCGGCGTCGCCAATCACTTCAATTTCAACTTCAAAACGCGATTCTGTGATCTGCCCGCGGAAGCGCGCCGCGTCGTGCTGTTCGGATCGGGCGGAAAAGAATTCAAGTACTCTTACGAGCACCGCGGCGGCAAAGGCAAAGGAGAGTTCACCGGGGCATTCGAGGGCGTCATTCCCAACCTCGAGCGACGGTACCGCCAGACCGAATCGTCGTCCGTCAGGCATTGGATCGAGCAGTACATGCGCGTGACGCCGTGCCCGACCTGCAAAGGCGCCCGCCTGAAGCCCGAGGCGCTGTCGGTCAGGGTCGGCGAGCGGTCGATTCAGGACGTCGTGGGAATGTCGATCCGGCTCGCCGCCGGGTTTTTCGGCGAGCTGCGATTGAGTGCGCGGGACAAGCAAATTGCGCGACAAATACTCAAAGAGATCAACGAGCGCCTGCGTTTCCTGATCAACGTTGGGCTGGATTACATTACGCTGGACCGTGCTGCCCAGACACTCTCCGGGGGCGAAGCGCAACGCATCCGTTTGGCAACGCAGGTCGGGTCCCGGCTGGTGGGGGTCCTGTACATTCTGGACGAACCGTCCATCGGCCTGCACCAACGCGACAACCGCCGGCTCCTTGACACGTTGACCGGGCTGCGCGATTTGGGAAATACGGTCGTCGTTGTCGAGCATGACCGTGAGACGATCGAGTCGGCCGACTATGTCGTCGATCTGGGCCCCGGCGCCGGAAAGAACGGTGGTGAGATTGTGGCCGTCGGAAAGCCGTCGCAGATCAAACGAGCCCGCGGGTCGCTGACGGGTCAGTATCTCTCGCACAAAAGAAGCATCCCGGTCCCCGTCACGAGGCGCTCCGACAACGGACGATCAATCCGTCTGGCCGGGGCGTCCGGCAACAATCTCAAGAGCGTGACCGTGGAAGTGCCGTTGGGATTGTTGACGTGCGTGACGGGTGTCTCGGGATCGGGGAAATCGACGCTCATCAACGAGACGCTGTACCGGATTCTGGCCGATCACTTCTACAACGCGCGCCAGGCGCCGCTGGAATACAAGCAGATCAGCGGATTGGATCAGATCGACAAAGTCATCGATATCGACCAATCGCCGATCGGGCGCACGCCGCGCTCCAATCCGGCGACGTATACGGGGGTGTTCACACATATCCGTGACTTGTTCGCCCAGCTTCCCGATGCCAGGATACGCGGGTACGATCCGGGACGGTTTTCATTCAACGTGAAAGGGGGGCGCTGCGAGGCGTGCGAGGGCGACGGCATCCTCAAGATCGAGATGCACTTTCTGCCCGATGTCTATGTCCCCTGCGAGGTGTGCAAGGGGAAACGGTACAATCGCGAGACACTGGAAGTGCTCTACAAAGGCAAGAGCATTGCGGACGTGCTGGACATGACGGTCGACGAAGCGCTGGAGTTCTTCGTCAGCATCCCCAGGATCAAAAACAAGCTGATCACTCTGTCGCGCGTCGGACTGGGGTACATCCACCTGGGTCAGCAGGCGACGACGTTGTCGGGCGGCGAGGCGCAGCGTGTCAAGCTCTCGACGGAGCTGTCCCGCAGTGCGACCGGACGCACACTGTACATTCTCGATGAGCCGACCACCGGATTGCATTTCGAAGATATCCGCATGCTGCTGGAGGTTCTCAATGAACTGGTCGACCGCGGCAATACGGTCGTGGTCATCGAGCACAACCTCGATGTCATCAAGACCGCCGACTGGATCATCGACCTGGGCCCGGAGGGCGGCGATGACGGCGGAGAGATCATTGCGTGCGGGACACCGGAGGAGGTCGTCAAGATCAAGCGCTCGCACACCGGCTTGTTTCTGCGGCGCGAACTGGGCATGAGCGCACAGACCGGACAGAGAACGGCGGCGAGCCGGCGACAGCGGCGCATGGCCGAGGCGGCGGTCGCATGA
- the gcvT gene encoding glycine cleavage system aminomethyltransferase GcvT, with the protein MTDIPADARETPLTKVHESLGARMAPFAGYKMPIQYSGIIPEHKAVRTAAGIFDLSHMGEIEVSGPGMLDFLERMLTNDVGAVGVYQAQYNLMLNDDGGIVDDLVLYHLPGKAFLVVNASNIEKDFDWLASHAPTGVQVRNRSFDTALVAIQGPRAAALVGKLIAFNLEQIGFYHAAVGNVGGTAVLISRTGYTGEDGFEIYLPNELAKPCWDAAMIAGEEFGITPIGLGARDTLRLEMKYMLYGNDIDDTTNPIEAGLGWVVKIDKPHDFIGKKFVAAMKESGPPRRLVCFTMDQRAIPRSGCAIHQDGKAVGRVTSGTHSPSLDKGIGIGYVERSVGKVGDTLEVMIRDRPARATLIKPPFVTNTSRK; encoded by the coding sequence ATGACCGACATTCCGGCCGACGCACGCGAGACACCACTGACGAAGGTGCATGAGTCGCTTGGGGCGCGGATGGCGCCGTTCGCCGGGTACAAGATGCCGATCCAGTACTCCGGCATTATCCCCGAGCACAAGGCGGTGCGCACCGCCGCCGGGATTTTCGATCTGTCGCATATGGGCGAGATCGAAGTGTCCGGGCCGGGGATGCTCGACTTTCTCGAGCGGATGTTGACGAACGATGTCGGCGCCGTCGGTGTCTATCAGGCGCAGTACAACCTGATGCTCAATGACGACGGCGGCATCGTCGACGATCTGGTCCTCTACCATCTGCCCGGCAAAGCGTTCCTGGTCGTCAATGCCTCCAATATCGAGAAGGATTTCGATTGGCTGGCGTCTCATGCCCCGACCGGCGTTCAGGTCCGGAATCGGTCGTTCGATACCGCGTTGGTGGCGATTCAGGGACCAAGGGCCGCGGCGTTGGTCGGCAAGCTCATCGCATTCAACTTAGAACAGATCGGATTCTACCACGCCGCGGTGGGCAATGTCGGCGGCACCGCTGTGCTGATTTCGCGTACCGGATACACCGGTGAGGATGGATTCGAAATCTATCTGCCCAATGAACTGGCCAAGCCGTGCTGGGATGCGGCGATGATCGCCGGGGAGGAATTCGGCATCACGCCGATTGGCTTGGGTGCGCGCGATACGTTGCGGCTGGAAATGAAGTACATGCTCTACGGCAACGATATCGACGACACGACCAATCCCATCGAAGCGGGATTGGGCTGGGTGGTGAAGATCGACAAACCGCACGATTTCATCGGCAAGAAATTCGTCGCGGCGATGAAAGAGTCGGGGCCGCCGCGACGTTTGGTTTGCTTTACGATGGATCAGCGCGCCATCCCACGCAGCGGATGCGCCATACATCAGGATGGCAAAGCCGTTGGAAGAGTGACCTCCGGGACCCACTCGCCGTCACTGGACAAAGGCATCGGTATCGGCTATGTCGAGCGTTCGGTGGGCAAAGTCGGCGACACTCTGGAGGTTATGATTCGCGACAGACCCGCACGCGCCACTCTCATCAAGCCGCCATTCGTGACCAACACCAGCCGCAAGTGA
- a CDS encoding 2-phosphosulfolactate phosphatase, translated as MHIAVSLAPAARRADCLLMGDALGAYVVIDILRASAVICTALANGAASVIPVDDVEPAREKREEPGLSDALLCGERGGHKLPGFDLGNSPSEYTRKVIGGKTLIHASTNGSPALQNAPQKAVVMVGGLVNLTAVAEQIVALNRPTMLVCAGKNDRVALEDAVGAGAIIAKLWELIESVELVNDGATIAQSLWDQYKSEPVSAMWQSEHGRYLISVGYGADLSVCAAIDSVPVVPVMRNGALGPK; from the coding sequence ATGCACATCGCCGTCAGTCTCGCACCGGCCGCCCGGCGCGCCGACTGTCTTCTCATGGGCGACGCGCTCGGCGCCTACGTTGTCATCGACATCCTGCGCGCGTCGGCAGTGATTTGCACGGCGCTCGCCAATGGCGCGGCGTCCGTCATTCCGGTCGACGATGTCGAACCCGCGCGCGAGAAAAGAGAAGAGCCGGGATTGTCGGATGCGCTTTTGTGCGGCGAACGCGGCGGACACAAGCTTCCGGGGTTCGACCTCGGCAATTCGCCGTCGGAATACACCCGGAAAGTGATCGGCGGGAAAACGCTCATACACGCGTCCACGAACGGTTCTCCGGCGCTGCAAAACGCCCCTCAGAAAGCCGTCGTGATGGTCGGGGGGCTGGTCAACCTGACAGCGGTTGCTGAACAGATTGTCGCGCTTAACCGCCCCACCATGCTCGTCTGCGCGGGAAAGAATGATCGCGTGGCTTTGGAAGACGCTGTCGGGGCGGGAGCAATCATCGCCAAGCTCTGGGAGTTGATCGAATCCGTCGAGTTGGTCAACGATGGCGCCACAATCGCACAGTCGCTATGGGACCAGTACAAATCAGAGCCCGTGTCCGCGATGTGGCAAAGCGAGCACGGCCGATATTTGATCAGCGTCGGTTATGGCGCCGATTTGTCGGTCTGCGCAGCGATTGATTCGGTGCCGGTGGTGCCGGTGATGAGAAACGGTGCTCTTGGCCCTAAGTAG
- a CDS encoding DNA methyltransferase has protein sequence MKQKSKSKARKPHPPQNTLYYGDNLKVMRQHLTDESVDVVYLDPPFNSARDYNVLFKQAQRDENQAQILAFEDTWKWSKSHYEEFFEDSRNERLFELMEALHRVLGTSEMMAYLVMMTPRLVELHRVLKPTGTLFLHCDPAASHYLKIVLDAVFGAGHFGNEIVWKRTWAKGHAFTRFARNHDVILRYTKSSKFTWNSQHMPHDPGYVEDFYAQTDHESGRRYQLTSLINPNPNRPNLTYEFMGVTRVWRWTRERMQKALRDGLIVQTKPGNVPRLKRFLDEQEGTPVGDMWTDIPPISAQSHERTGYPTQKPLALLERIIAASTNEGDLVLDPFCGCGTAVVAAEKLHRRWVGIDVTFVAVDLIISRLAQDFDLKTGKHYAVVGDPKDTYSARRLFEESPKQFEVWAVRLTYGVPQPDKAGDKGIDGKVYFQDLDENLQWAVVQVKGGHLNPGMIRDFAHVIDREKAAMGFFISLESPTKGMRDAADEVGFFESPGGKRKIPKLQLRTVKELLEEEEEFDLPRGYMIKSGGRKLMRRDDQRQLFNE, from the coding sequence ATGAAACAGAAATCAAAATCGAAAGCTCGAAAGCCACACCCGCCTCAGAATACGCTCTACTATGGCGACAACCTCAAGGTCATGCGCCAGCATCTGACCGATGAGTCCGTCGATGTTGTCTATCTCGACCCACCCTTTAACTCTGCGCGCGATTACAACGTTCTGTTCAAGCAGGCCCAACGAGACGAAAATCAGGCGCAGATTTTGGCGTTTGAGGACACCTGGAAGTGGAGCAAGTCGCATTACGAGGAGTTCTTCGAAGATTCTCGCAACGAGCGATTGTTCGAGTTGATGGAGGCTTTGCATAGAGTGCTCGGGACGAGCGAGATGATGGCGTATCTCGTCATGATGACACCGCGCCTAGTGGAGTTGCACCGAGTGCTGAAGCCGACGGGCACGCTGTTTCTGCATTGTGACCCTGCGGCGAGTCATTATCTGAAGATCGTGCTTGATGCTGTATTCGGAGCGGGACACTTCGGAAATGAAATCGTCTGGAAGAGGACGTGGGCAAAGGGCCATGCCTTCACACGATTCGCCAGAAACCATGATGTGATTCTTCGTTACACAAAGTCATCCAAGTTCACTTGGAATTCGCAACACATGCCACATGACCCCGGATACGTTGAGGATTTCTATGCACAGACAGACCATGAATCGGGACGAAGATACCAACTTACGAGTTTGATCAATCCCAACCCCAACCGACCCAATCTGACCTACGAATTCATGGGTGTGACTCGCGTTTGGCGATGGACCAGAGAACGCATGCAGAAAGCGCTTCGCGACGGGCTCATCGTACAGACAAAGCCAGGCAACGTCCCTCGATTGAAGCGCTTTCTCGATGAGCAAGAGGGAACCCCCGTGGGCGACATGTGGACAGACATCCCGCCTATCAGTGCGCAATCTCACGAGCGGACTGGTTACCCAACACAGAAGCCGCTCGCGCTTCTTGAGCGCATCATCGCGGCCTCAACGAATGAAGGCGATCTGGTGCTCGATCCGTTCTGCGGATGCGGCACAGCAGTCGTTGCGGCGGAGAAGCTCCATCGCCGGTGGGTCGGTATTGATGTCACCTTTGTGGCGGTGGACCTGATTATCAGCCGACTTGCGCAAGATTTCGATTTGAAGACTGGCAAGCACTACGCCGTCGTTGGAGATCCGAAGGACACCTACTCTGCGCGAAGGCTGTTCGAGGAGAGTCCCAAGCAATTCGAGGTGTGGGCTGTCCGTCTGACCTATGGCGTTCCACAGCCCGACAAGGCCGGCGATAAGGGAATTGACGGGAAAGTCTACTTCCAGGATTTGGACGAGAATCTGCAATGGGCTGTGGTTCAGGTCAAAGGCGGTCATCTCAACCCCGGCATGATCCGCGACTTCGCGCATGTCATTGATCGTGAGAAAGCGGCGATGGGTTTCTTCATCTCTCTTGAGTCACCGACCAAGGGAATGCGCGACGCAGCGGACGAAGTCGGATTCTTCGAATCGCCGGGCGGCAAAAGGAAGATTCCGAAACTACAACTCAGGACTGTGAAGGAGCTGCTTGAAGAGGAGGAGGAATTCGATCTTCCCCGGGGCTACATGATTAAAAGCGGTGGGCGTAAGCTCATGCGACGAGACGACCAACGCCAACTATTCAACGAGTAA
- a CDS encoding c-type cytochrome, producing MNDTVAAQSGEPKRIDVPVETRPYGMVFFVLSLFLALGTLWAVADEVIVRRPWKEYQKSFNAHETVLFLARRDSLVAQTAADEAARTPEQQTPALQAQLAQMHDALHSNPDYRTAQSELIDREFALKLVNRKYQFAKSIYDEKFYLYTEAKHHGDDTTSLAQDCNKQLRLMDSLLPIIQEKAAARDSVQMRLDAFEGPIDSLDGLIQGRTQEIANIDERVAAIQARTLKVQQVVLSDYEPNEFENPIIRVDRCQTCHQGITDDRFTDSPQPFTTHPKKDIYFKNHPTEAFGCTPCHDGQGPALTVEDAHRPKKYWDHPLLANNMVEAGCQKCHSDRAWLDNAEHLMEAQTMLRRDGCFGCHDIAGYNNLPKVAPPLDKVKTKLTESWMADWIKNPRHFRPDTRMPNFRMPDSEVVAVVAFLRDISEDQPAPDWPVMGSRGDVSRGRELVASVGCLGCHHIDDLADRAVDVERAAAIDHGPNLSRIGNKAAAAWVYGWLKNPRRYNPETRMPSLRLTDREASDITAYLLTLKDDSYTPQSVSTSSRPRNDLAGQGEHWVRTYGCYGCHTIPGMEKEGKVSVELTAFGAKDHSELFFGDATHLPETWHDWTFNKMKDSRIYETQQVVQRMPDFAMSDEKAHLYTMLLKSFDGRKVFEAYREPQTDHRQRLREGQLLAEHYNCTGCHTIEGRGGDIQAYVADRGYQPPNLTPEGAKVQSDWLFRFLQEPTPIRAWLSLRMPTFNLTGPEITTVSQYFMAISDVDAPLMYLHAEDLAPQSIRAGRQHFDELQCLSCHVLTEEALSQRGASSLAPNLALAHERLRPDWIIDWLIDPQAIDPGTNMPSFFYSEGERLYDDADEQIRAIRDYLMTLRPM from the coding sequence ATGAACGATACTGTCGCAGCCCAGTCCGGCGAGCCCAAACGCATCGACGTTCCGGTCGAGACCCGTCCCTATGGGATGGTGTTTTTTGTCCTGTCTCTGTTCCTGGCGCTCGGGACCTTATGGGCCGTCGCCGATGAGGTGATCGTCCGGCGGCCGTGGAAAGAATATCAGAAGTCGTTCAATGCGCACGAAACCGTCTTGTTCCTCGCGCGGCGTGATTCGCTGGTTGCTCAGACCGCCGCCGACGAAGCCGCGCGCACACCCGAACAGCAGACGCCGGCATTGCAGGCGCAGTTGGCGCAGATGCACGACGCGCTGCACTCCAATCCCGACTATCGGACAGCGCAGAGCGAGTTGATCGACCGGGAGTTCGCGCTCAAACTGGTCAACCGAAAGTACCAATTCGCCAAAAGCATCTACGACGAGAAGTTTTACCTCTACACCGAGGCGAAGCATCACGGTGACGACACGACATCCTTGGCCCAGGACTGCAACAAGCAGTTGCGGCTGATGGATTCGCTCCTGCCGATCATTCAGGAGAAAGCGGCCGCGCGCGACTCAGTCCAGATGCGACTCGATGCATTCGAGGGGCCGATCGACTCGCTCGACGGGCTCATCCAGGGTCGCACGCAGGAGATCGCCAACATCGATGAACGTGTTGCTGCGATCCAGGCACGCACCCTGAAGGTCCAACAGGTTGTGTTGTCAGATTACGAACCCAACGAATTTGAAAACCCGATCATTCGCGTCGATCGCTGCCAGACATGCCATCAAGGTATCACTGATGATCGTTTTACCGACTCGCCGCAGCCGTTCACCACGCATCCGAAGAAGGACATCTACTTTAAGAACCATCCAACCGAGGCATTCGGATGCACTCCGTGCCATGACGGGCAGGGGCCGGCCCTCACCGTCGAGGATGCGCATCGCCCCAAGAAATACTGGGATCATCCGCTTCTGGCCAACAACATGGTCGAGGCCGGTTGCCAGAAGTGTCACTCCGATCGCGCCTGGCTCGATAACGCCGAACATTTGATGGAGGCGCAGACAATGCTGCGCCGTGACGGCTGCTTCGGCTGTCACGACATCGCCGGATACAACAACCTGCCGAAGGTCGCGCCGCCGCTGGACAAAGTGAAGACCAAGCTGACGGAATCCTGGATGGCCGACTGGATCAAGAATCCGCGACACTTCCGTCCCGATACGCGCATGCCCAACTTCCGCATGCCAGATTCCGAAGTGGTCGCCGTCGTCGCGTTCCTGCGGGATATCTCGGAGGACCAGCCGGCCCCCGATTGGCCGGTGATGGGGTCGCGCGGCGATGTCTCCCGTGGTCGGGAGCTGGTCGCGAGTGTCGGCTGCCTCGGCTGCCATCACATCGACGATTTGGCTGATCGTGCGGTCGATGTCGAGCGCGCCGCTGCAATCGATCATGGTCCCAATCTCTCCCGCATCGGCAACAAGGCTGCCGCCGCCTGGGTGTACGGCTGGCTTAAGAATCCACGCCGCTACAATCCCGAAACGAGGATGCCGTCGCTGCGACTGACCGACCGCGAGGCGTCCGACATCACCGCGTATCTGCTGACGCTCAAAGACGATTCATACACGCCGCAGAGCGTTTCCACATCGTCGCGTCCGCGTAACGATCTTGCGGGCCAGGGCGAACATTGGGTCCGCACTTACGGCTGCTATGGCTGCCATACCATTCCGGGCATGGAGAAGGAAGGGAAGGTATCGGTCGAGCTGACGGCGTTCGGCGCCAAGGATCACAGCGAGTTGTTTTTCGGAGATGCGACCCATTTGCCCGAGACTTGGCATGACTGGACCTTCAACAAAATGAAGGATTCACGCATCTACGAAACGCAACAAGTCGTGCAGCGCATGCCCGACTTCGCCATGTCCGATGAGAAGGCGCACCTGTACACCATGCTCTTGAAGTCGTTTGATGGGCGCAAAGTTTTCGAGGCATACCGTGAGCCCCAGACGGACCACAGGCAGCGCCTGCGCGAAGGACAGTTGTTGGCCGAACACTACAATTGCACCGGCTGCCACACGATCGAAGGGCGCGGCGGCGACATTCAGGCGTATGTGGCCGATCGCGGCTACCAGCCGCCCAACCTGACGCCCGAGGGGGCCAAAGTCCAATCCGACTGGCTGTTCCGTTTCCTGCAGGAGCCGACACCCATTCGCGCGTGGCTGAGTCTGCGCATGCCGACGTTCAACCTGACCGGTCCGGAGATCACGACGGTCAGCCAGTACTTCATGGCGATCAGCGACGTCGACGCGCCCCTGATGTATCTGCACGCCGAAGATCTCGCCCCGCAATCGATCCGCGCCGGCAGGCAGCACTTCGACGAGTTGCAATGCCTGTCATGCCATGTTCTCACGGAAGAAGCGCTCTCCCAGCGCGGGGCATCGAGCTTGGCGCCGAACCTGGCGCTGGCGCACGAACGCTTACGGCCCGACTGGATTATCGACTGGCTGATCGATCCGCAGGCCATCGACCCCGGCACCAACATGCCGTCGTTCTTCTATTCTGAGGGTGAGCGCCTCTACGACGACGCCGACGAGCAAATCCGCGCCATCCGCGACTACCTGATGACCCTGCGGCCGATGTGA
- a CDS encoding cytochrome C: MHQLWDIVSKGDNIPIVIMLFLVGFYTWWGLSQARRNDASIAATGELPPPDKVSVWPFLVRIEFLAAILVLAILTVWSIFIDAPLEEAANPTRTPNPSKAPWYFLGLQEMLVYFDPWIAGVVLPSLIIVGLMIIPFIDINPRGSGYYSYQQRRFAIWTYLFGFIVLWVILIFVGTFLRGPGWYFFYPWVTWDPHKIVALTNVDLHEMFGIHSKLGAGIFGFIIVGGYFALGPLYWFWKRKSSAVLQQMGLVRYGIVSFLFLSMMALPIKMLLRWTLNIKYVWVTPWFNV, encoded by the coding sequence ATGCATCAACTCTGGGACATCGTCAGCAAGGGTGACAACATCCCGATTGTCATCATGCTCTTCCTCGTGGGCTTTTACACGTGGTGGGGACTGAGCCAGGCCAGGCGCAACGATGCATCAATCGCGGCCACCGGAGAACTGCCGCCGCCCGACAAGGTTTCGGTGTGGCCCTTCTTGGTGCGGATCGAATTTCTGGCAGCGATACTGGTTCTCGCGATCCTGACTGTCTGGTCAATTTTCATCGACGCGCCATTGGAAGAGGCCGCCAATCCGACCCGTACACCGAATCCGTCGAAGGCGCCCTGGTATTTTTTGGGGTTGCAGGAGATGCTGGTCTACTTCGATCCCTGGATCGCCGGCGTGGTGCTTCCGAGCTTGATCATCGTCGGTCTGATGATCATTCCGTTCATCGATATCAACCCGCGCGGCTCGGGCTACTATTCCTATCAACAACGCAGGTTCGCGATCTGGACATATCTTTTCGGTTTCATCGTGCTCTGGGTGATTTTGATCTTCGTCGGCACCTTCCTGCGCGGGCCGGGATGGTACTTCTTCTATCCGTGGGTGACCTGGGATCCGCACAAGATTGTCGCCCTCACCAACGTCGACCTGCATGAGATGTTCGGGATTCACTCCAAGCTGGGCGCGGGCATCTTCGGTTTCATCATCGTCGGGGGCTACTTCGCGCTCGGGCCCTTGTACTGGTTCTGGAAGAGAAAAAGTTCCGCTGTGCTGCAACAAATGGGGCTGGTCCGCTACGGCATCGTCTCGTTCCTGTTTCTCTCGATGATGGCGTTGCCGATCAAGATGCTTCTGCGCTGGACGCTCAACATCAAGTATGTCTGGGTGACCCCCTGGTTTAACGTCTGA
- a CDS encoding cytochrome b N-terminal domain-containing protein — translation MAFDLKKKITKSPVWKSAFRHDYKDTTRNRYLQVLSNVWLHLHPTKVARHAVEVRYTWGMGGISFFLFLVLTVTGVILMFYYRPTDQYAYYDMKYLMNDVPFGAFIRNMHRWGAHAMVITVWLHMLRVFMTGSYKPPREFNWVIGVVLLVLTLLLSFTGYLLPWDQLAIWAVTVGTNMARATPLLGHEGPLGPQLGMKPDNDVRFMLLGGTQVGPAALLRFYVLHCVFLPVAAGVLMIVHFWRVRKDGGISGPTGKL, via the coding sequence ATGGCGTTTGACCTCAAAAAGAAGATCACCAAATCGCCGGTCTGGAAGTCGGCGTTTCGCCACGACTACAAGGACACGACGCGCAACCGCTATCTGCAGGTGCTCTCGAATGTCTGGCTGCACCTGCATCCGACCAAGGTCGCGCGGCATGCGGTCGAGGTGCGGTACACCTGGGGCATGGGCGGCATTTCCTTTTTTCTGTTTCTCGTGCTGACCGTCACCGGTGTCATCCTGATGTTCTACTACCGTCCGACCGATCAGTACGCCTACTACGACATGAAGTACCTGATGAACGATGTACCCTTCGGCGCGTTCATCCGCAACATGCACCGTTGGGGCGCGCATGCGATGGTCATCACCGTCTGGCTGCACATGCTGCGCGTCTTCATGACCGGCTCCTACAAGCCGCCGCGCGAATTCAACTGGGTGATCGGTGTCGTGCTGCTTGTTCTCACTCTTCTGTTGAGCTTCACCGGGTATCTGCTGCCGTGGGATCAGCTCGCCATCTGGGCGGTCACGGTCGGCACCAACATGGCCCGCGCCACTCCGCTGCTGGGACATGAGGGGCCATTGGGACCGCAGCTTGGGATGAAGCCCGATAACGATGTGCGTTTCATGTTGCTGGGCGGCACCCAGGTGGGTCCGGCAGCGCTGCTGCGATTCTATGTGTTGCACTGTGTGTTCCTGCCGGTCGCGGCCGGTGTGTTGATGATCGTTCACTTCTGGCGCGTCCGAAAAGACGGCGGCATTTCCGGTCCCACGGGGAAACTGTAG